A stretch of Triticum aestivum cultivar Chinese Spring chromosome 1D, IWGSC CS RefSeq v2.1, whole genome shotgun sequence DNA encodes these proteins:
- the LOC123166493 gene encoding uncharacterized protein encodes MNCVKILVLLSLIPLALRGAALLVVPSPSSPDSASRTGVLAPVQAEQWRQERRRTAGRQARGGRATTIAPFAPRRFGGFFRDDKRFAPTGSNPLHNL; translated from the coding sequence ATGAACTGCGTCAAGATTCTCGTACTGCTCTCCCTGATCCCTCTCGCGCTGAGGGGAGCGGCGCTTCTCGTCGTCCCGTCACCATCCTCCCCTGACTCTGCATCACGCACCGGCGTCTTGGCTCCGGTACAGGCGGAGCAGTGGAGGCAGGAGCGGAGGAGGACGGCGGGTCGTCAGGCTCGGggcggccgcgccaccaccatcgCCCCCTTCGCCCCGCGGCGGTTCGGCGGCTTCTTCCGGGACGACAAGAGGTTCGCGCCCACGGGGTCCAACCCGCTGCACAACCTGTGA